The proteins below are encoded in one region of Ornithinimicrobium avium:
- a CDS encoding aldehyde dehydrogenase family protein produces MSERGTAFVQHVLEDQLGVHVSSKLQAGQGERVELINPSTGAPIGSLAGASPAQVDEAVAAARAAFTTAGWADDDAGRAQTLRRLADLVHEHAEEIAYLDALEAGKVQRLSVEEDVADVVANLRYFADLADHHEGRQLQGPDGWGWVRGIPIGVVGVVLPWNFPIAMLGWKVAPALAAGNTLVIKPAEDSVLSALYFGELAREAGVPDGVVNVLVGDGPGVGQALGLHDDVDMLTFTGSGEVGRLFLGYSARSNLKRVSLELGGRAAYIVDSEHTKDPAGIAEDIVGAAFGNAGQNCTATSRVVFVGDEDGYEQFSQALARQALAFPVGDPMGQEAAMGPVINAGARDRITTWVEEAVAAGATVLARQDGLPEGEGYWVAPTLLQGVPDSVALGTGEVFGPVAHVIRVDTREEAAELVNGEPYGLASTVWCEDIGTVKWWTEQVRVGTLALNGYSEGTVATPFGGLRQSGFWGRDNGPEALDGYRELMTVWVAAP; encoded by the coding sequence ATGTCCGAGCGTGGCACCGCCTTCGTCCAGCACGTCCTCGAGGACCAGCTGGGCGTGCACGTCTCCAGCAAGCTGCAGGCCGGCCAGGGCGAGCGGGTCGAGCTGATCAACCCCTCGACGGGGGCACCCATCGGCTCCCTCGCCGGCGCCTCCCCGGCGCAGGTCGACGAGGCCGTCGCGGCCGCCCGTGCGGCCTTCACCACGGCCGGCTGGGCCGACGACGACGCCGGGCGGGCACAGACCCTGCGGCGGCTGGCGGACCTGGTCCACGAGCACGCCGAGGAGATCGCCTACCTCGACGCGCTCGAGGCCGGCAAGGTGCAGCGGCTCAGCGTCGAGGAGGACGTGGCCGACGTCGTGGCCAACCTGCGCTACTTCGCCGACCTGGCCGACCACCACGAGGGGCGTCAGCTGCAGGGCCCCGACGGCTGGGGCTGGGTGCGCGGCATCCCGATCGGCGTCGTCGGCGTCGTCCTGCCGTGGAACTTCCCGATCGCCATGCTCGGCTGGAAGGTCGCCCCGGCGCTGGCGGCCGGCAACACCCTTGTCATCAAGCCGGCCGAGGACTCGGTGCTCAGCGCCCTGTACTTCGGCGAGCTCGCCCGTGAGGCGGGGGTGCCCGACGGTGTCGTCAACGTGCTGGTCGGTGACGGCCCCGGCGTCGGGCAGGCGCTCGGCCTGCACGACGACGTGGACATGCTCACCTTCACCGGCTCCGGGGAGGTCGGACGTCTCTTCCTGGGCTACTCGGCACGGTCGAACCTCAAGCGGGTCTCCCTCGAGCTCGGGGGGCGCGCGGCCTACATCGTCGACTCCGAGCACACCAAGGACCCGGCCGGCATCGCCGAGGACATCGTCGGCGCCGCCTTCGGCAACGCAGGGCAGAACTGCACCGCCACCTCCCGCGTCGTCTTCGTCGGCGACGAGGACGGCTACGAGCAGTTCAGCCAGGCCCTCGCCCGGCAGGCGCTGGCCTTCCCCGTCGGTGACCCGATGGGCCAGGAGGCCGCGATGGGCCCCGTCATCAACGCCGGGGCCAGGGACCGGATCACCACCTGGGTCGAGGAGGCGGTGGCCGCCGGTGCCACCGTGCTCGCGCGCCAGGACGGCCTTCCCGAGGGCGAGGGCTACTGGGTCGCGCCCACCCTCCTGCAGGGCGTGCCGGACAGCGTCGCGCTGGGGACCGGGGAGGTCTTCGGACCGGTCGCGCACGTCATCCGCGTGGACACCCGCGAGGAGGCCGCCGAGCTGGTCAACGGCGAGCCCTACGGGCTGGCCTCCACCGTGTGGTGCGAGGACATCGGCACCGTGAAGTGGTGGACCGAGCAGGTCCGCGTCGGCACCCTGGCCCTCAACGGCTACAGCGAGGGCACCGTCGCCACCCCCTTCGGCGGGCTGCGCCAGTCCGGCTTCTGGGGCCGGGACAACGGACCCGAGGCGCTGGACGGCTACCGGGAGCTGATGACCGTCTGGGTCGCCGCCCCCTGA
- a CDS encoding proline racemase family protein, translating to MTWQTVDYHTAGEPFRIVTGGAPPLPGATVAERRARAITDPDAQRVRQLLCQEPRGHADMYGGFLVPPDDDGAHLGVLFWHKDGFSTACGHGTIALATWAVETALVPRTADGPTEVVVDVPSGRVRALVRSEGERVVEATFVNVPSWVRSRGVEVVTSRGTVRVDVAFGGAMYAVLPASDVGLDVAPSDYADLIALGRQIRDDLNARHAAEHPEDPRLSGIYGTIFTAPGEHPLHQRNCTVFADGEVDRSPCGSGTAARVALLADDGTLGEGEVLLHDSIVGTRFEARVQARTVVHGRPAVVPAVTGSAYRVATCEFTVDPHDPVVPGFVLR from the coding sequence ATGACCTGGCAGACCGTCGACTACCACACGGCGGGGGAACCCTTCCGGATCGTCACCGGCGGCGCACCGCCGCTGCCCGGCGCGACCGTAGCCGAGCGCCGCGCCCGGGCGATCACCGACCCGGACGCCCAGCGCGTGCGCCAGCTGCTGTGCCAGGAGCCTCGCGGCCACGCCGACATGTACGGCGGCTTCCTCGTCCCGCCGGACGACGACGGCGCCCACCTCGGTGTCCTCTTCTGGCACAAGGACGGCTTCTCCACCGCCTGCGGGCACGGGACCATCGCGCTGGCCACGTGGGCCGTGGAGACGGCTCTGGTGCCCCGGACCGCCGACGGTCCGACCGAGGTGGTCGTCGACGTGCCCTCCGGACGGGTGCGTGCCCTGGTGCGCAGCGAGGGGGAGCGGGTCGTGGAGGCCACCTTCGTCAACGTGCCCTCCTGGGTGCGCTCCCGGGGCGTCGAGGTGGTCACCTCCCGCGGGACGGTCCGGGTGGACGTCGCCTTCGGCGGGGCGATGTATGCCGTGCTCCCCGCCTCCGACGTCGGGCTCGACGTCGCTCCGTCGGACTACGCCGACCTCATCGCCCTGGGCCGGCAGATCCGCGACGACCTCAATGCACGCCACGCCGCCGAGCACCCCGAGGACCCCCGGCTGTCCGGGATCTACGGGACGATCTTCACCGCTCCCGGGGAGCACCCGCTGCACCAGCGCAACTGCACCGTCTTCGCCGACGGCGAGGTGGACCGGTCGCCGTGCGGCTCGGGCACCGCGGCCCGGGTGGCGCTGCTCGCCGACGACGGCACGCTCGGAGAGGGGGAGGTCCTCCTGCACGACTCGATCGTCGGGACGCGCTTCGAGGCCCGCGTGCAGGCCCGGACGGTCGTGCACGGCCGGCCGGCCGTGGTGCCCGCGGTGACCGGCAGCGCGTATCGTGTCGCCACCTGCGAGTTCACCGTGGACCCGCACGACCCGGTCGTGCCCGGGTTCGTGCTGCGGTGA
- a CDS encoding MBL fold metallo-hydrolase, with protein sequence MSDLAGHVTPGGPVWRLELPGAVLDKLSVSEMDNNVYLLTCTATGERLLVDAADDAGRIMELLTETGGDQELAQVLTTHRHWDHHRALAEVADRTGARTLAGADDADELPVRVDRRLQDGDAVMVGSLLLDVVALRGHTPGSVAVSLTAAGDVPQTVILTGDSLFPGGPGKTTSPKDFVSLVDDLEERIFGVYPDDALVLPGHGDNTTVGAERPHLDEWRQRGW encoded by the coding sequence ATGAGCGATCTCGCCGGTCACGTGACCCCCGGCGGCCCCGTCTGGCGGCTGGAGCTGCCGGGCGCGGTGCTGGACAAGCTGTCCGTCTCGGAGATGGACAACAACGTCTACCTGCTGACGTGCACGGCCACCGGCGAGCGGCTGCTCGTGGACGCGGCGGACGACGCCGGGCGCATCATGGAGCTGCTGACCGAGACCGGTGGCGACCAGGAGCTGGCCCAGGTCCTCACCACGCACCGGCACTGGGACCACCACCGGGCGCTGGCCGAGGTGGCGGACCGCACGGGTGCCCGCACGCTCGCCGGCGCGGACGACGCCGACGAGCTGCCCGTCCGGGTCGACCGGCGCCTGCAGGACGGCGACGCCGTGATGGTGGGCAGCCTGCTGCTGGACGTCGTCGCGCTGCGCGGCCACACCCCCGGCTCGGTGGCGGTGTCGCTGACCGCGGCCGGAGACGTGCCGCAGACCGTGATCCTCACCGGGGACAGCCTCTTCCCCGGCGGGCCGGGGAAGACGACGTCGCCGAAGGACTTCGTCTCGCTCGTGGACGACCTGGAGGAGCGGATCTTCGGGGTCTACCCCGACGACGCGCTCGTGCTGCCCGGCCACGGCGACAACACGACCGTGGGCGCCGAACGGCCGCACCTGGACGAGTGGCGGCAGCGCGGCTGGTAG
- a CDS encoding (2Fe-2S)-binding protein, with the protein MSPSFQLDGRPVPFVPGQTVGAALVASGRTSWRTTRHEGRPRGIFCGIGVCFDCLLTVDGVPDQRACQVLAREQLDVSTPEGENP; encoded by the coding sequence ATGAGCCCCAGCTTCCAGCTCGACGGGCGGCCGGTGCCGTTCGTGCCGGGGCAGACGGTCGGCGCCGCGCTCGTGGCGTCGGGCCGCACGTCCTGGCGTACGACCCGGCACGAGGGCCGGCCACGGGGCATCTTCTGCGGCATCGGGGTCTGCTTCGACTGCCTGCTCACCGTGGACGGCGTGCCCGACCAGCGGGCCTGCCAGGTGCTCGCCCGCGAGCAGCTGGACGTCAGCACGCCGGAAGGTGAGAATCCGTGA
- a CDS encoding glutamate synthase subunit beta: MADPRGFLTHREREDRPSRPVPVRIMDWKEVHEQQDTSVLRRQASRCMDCGIPFCHTGCPLGNLIPEWNDLTRRANFADAIERLHATNNFPEFTGRLCPAPCETACVLGINQQPVTIKQIEVSIVDRAFSNGRVTPREPEWLSGRTVAVVGSGPAGLAVAQQLGRAGHTVVVHERADAVGGLLRYGIPEFKMEKSVVDRRLVQLRGEGIRFVTGVTVGGDGPGDPSLADLRERFDAVVLATGSTVPRLLQVPGAGLDGVHPAMDYLVPANREALGAERGIDAAGRDVVIVGGGDTGADCLGTAHRHGARSVTQLEILPTPPTERPAHQPWPTYPMLYKVTTAHEEGGERSYGVSTVEVLGDEDGRVRALRLADARLVDGRVELVEGTERELPAQLVLLAMGFVGPDGTAAPAQVLPRTPQNTYERDADFATPLEGVFAAGDCGRGQSLIVWAIAEGRACAAAVDRYLTGSTTLPAPIRPTDRPLTV; encoded by the coding sequence ATGGCTGACCCACGAGGCTTCCTCACCCACCGCGAGCGCGAGGACCGGCCCAGCCGGCCCGTTCCGGTCCGGATCATGGACTGGAAGGAGGTGCACGAGCAGCAGGACACCTCGGTGCTGCGCCGCCAGGCCTCGCGCTGCATGGACTGCGGGATCCCGTTCTGCCACACCGGCTGCCCCCTGGGCAACCTGATCCCGGAGTGGAACGACCTGACCCGCCGGGCCAACTTCGCCGACGCGATCGAGCGGCTGCACGCGACGAACAACTTCCCGGAGTTCACCGGGCGGCTGTGCCCGGCGCCCTGCGAGACCGCCTGCGTGCTCGGCATCAACCAGCAGCCGGTGACGATCAAGCAGATCGAGGTCTCCATCGTCGACCGTGCCTTCTCCAACGGCCGGGTGACGCCCAGGGAGCCGGAGTGGCTCAGCGGCCGCACCGTGGCCGTCGTCGGGTCCGGGCCGGCCGGCCTGGCCGTCGCCCAGCAGCTCGGCCGCGCCGGGCACACGGTCGTCGTGCACGAGCGGGCCGACGCGGTGGGCGGGCTGCTGCGCTACGGCATACCCGAGTTCAAGATGGAGAAGTCGGTGGTCGACCGTCGGCTGGTGCAGCTGCGGGGGGAGGGCATCCGCTTCGTCACCGGCGTCACCGTCGGCGGGGACGGGCCGGGCGACCCGAGCCTGGCCGACCTGCGCGAGCGATTCGACGCCGTGGTGCTGGCGACCGGGTCGACCGTGCCCCGGCTGCTGCAGGTCCCCGGAGCCGGGCTGGACGGCGTGCACCCGGCGATGGACTACCTCGTCCCGGCCAACCGGGAGGCCCTCGGCGCGGAGCGCGGCATCGACGCGGCCGGCAGGGACGTGGTCATCGTGGGCGGCGGCGACACCGGCGCGGACTGCCTGGGCACCGCCCACCGGCACGGTGCCCGCAGCGTGACCCAGCTGGAGATCCTGCCGACCCCGCCGACCGAGCGCCCCGCGCACCAGCCCTGGCCGACCTACCCGATGCTCTACAAGGTCACCACCGCCCACGAGGAGGGCGGCGAGCGCAGCTACGGCGTCTCGACCGTGGAGGTGCTCGGGGACGAGGACGGGCGGGTGCGCGCGCTGCGGCTGGCCGACGCCCGGCTCGTCGACGGCCGGGTCGAGCTGGTGGAGGGCACCGAGCGGGAGCTGCCGGCGCAGCTGGTCCTGCTGGCGATGGGCTTCGTCGGACCGGACGGGACCGCGGCGCCGGCGCAGGTGCTGCCCCGCACGCCGCAGAACACCTACGAGCGGGACGCGGACTTCGCCACACCGCTCGAGGGAGTCTTCGCCGCAGGCGACTGCGGGCGCGGGCAGTCGCTCATCGTCTGGGCGATCGCCGAGGGGAGGGCGTGCGCGGCGGCCGTCGACCGCTACCTGACCGGGTCGACGACGCTGCCCGCGCCGATCCGGCCGACCGACCGGCCCCTGACGGTGTGA
- a CDS encoding proline racemase family protein: MRSSVVYHAVDSHTEGMPTRVITGGVGVLPGDTMFERRQRFLAERDDLRTLLMYEPRGHASMSGAILQPPTRPDADYGVLYIEVSGCLPMCGHGTMGVATVLVETGMVEVTEPETVIRLDTPAGLVTTRVRVEDGRAVSVTLDNVPSYSHALDQVVQVPGFGQVRYDIAYGGNFYAFVRLEELGLPFERAEKQRLLDAGLAIMEAVNEQNPVAHPENPQIDVCHHVYLEAPGSTAQHSRHAMAIHPGWFDRSPCGTGTSARLAQLHARGELEVGAELVNESFIGSRFTGRITGPTTVGDRTGILPQVTGRAWITGTAQYMLDPTDPFPAGFLL, from the coding sequence ATGCGCTCCTCCGTCGTCTACCACGCCGTCGACTCGCACACCGAGGGCATGCCCACGCGGGTGATCACCGGCGGCGTCGGCGTGCTGCCCGGCGACACCATGTTCGAGCGCCGCCAGCGGTTCCTCGCCGAGCGCGACGACCTGCGCACGCTGCTCATGTACGAGCCGCGCGGGCACGCCTCGATGAGCGGCGCCATCCTCCAGCCGCCGACCCGGCCGGACGCCGACTACGGCGTGCTCTACATCGAGGTCTCCGGCTGCCTGCCGATGTGCGGCCACGGCACGATGGGGGTGGCCACCGTGCTCGTGGAGACCGGCATGGTGGAGGTGACCGAGCCGGAGACCGTCATCCGGCTGGACACCCCCGCCGGTCTGGTCACCACCAGGGTGCGGGTCGAGGACGGACGGGCGGTGTCGGTCACCCTCGACAACGTGCCCTCCTATTCCCACGCGCTGGACCAGGTCGTGCAGGTGCCCGGGTTCGGCCAGGTGCGCTACGACATCGCCTACGGCGGCAACTTCTACGCCTTCGTCAGGCTGGAGGAGCTGGGCCTGCCCTTCGAACGCGCCGAGAAGCAGCGGCTCCTCGACGCCGGGCTGGCGATCATGGAGGCCGTCAACGAGCAGAACCCCGTGGCCCACCCCGAGAACCCGCAGATCGACGTCTGCCACCACGTCTACCTCGAGGCGCCCGGCTCGACCGCGCAGCACTCCCGGCACGCGATGGCGATCCACCCCGGCTGGTTCGACAGGTCCCCCTGCGGCACCGGCACCAGCGCGCGGCTGGCCCAGCTGCACGCCAGGGGCGAGCTCGAGGTCGGCGCCGAGCTCGTCAACGAGTCCTTCATCGGCTCCCGCTTCACCGGCCGGATCACCGGGCCGACCACCGTCGGCGACCGCACCGGCATCCTGCCGCAGGTCACCGGACGGGCATGGATCACCGGCACCGCGCAGTACATGCTCGACCCCACCGACCCGTTCCCCGCCGGCTTCCTGCTCTGA
- a CDS encoding FAD/NAD(P)-dependent oxidoreductase, which translates to MTTGTVRATASGAAPDVVDLVVVGAGPAGLAAAAVAVLGGLSVALVDAGQELGGQFWRHPPHGSAVGDGKDLHHDLRSYRQLTATVRDAARSGRCRSLLGHHVWTAVHPAPGQHVLHLVDRSAGPGRESAVRLEARHVVLATGAYDRPLPFPGWDLPGVYTAGGLQALLKGAGVRAGSRVVVGGTGPFLLPVAAGLAARGASVVVCEANDPRRWAGGAGAALGLPGKLVEGAGYAATLARHRVPVQLRQAVTAAHGTDRVEAVTISRLDRSGAVVAGSGRRLEADAVGTGWGFVPQLDLAVTLGADLVPSWGGDQVVGVDRWQRTSVPGLSAAGEVCGVGGARLALREGQLAAEGVLRDLGRPGVTGDRGVVAVRREVARHRRFAAAMAHAHPVPAGWTGWLEDSTTVCRCEEVCAGQVRRAVADGAVGVRQVKQLTRAGMGWCQGRMCAPAVAALAGPGGPGTEVPERLVATPVPLGVLARGTGRDPIP; encoded by the coding sequence GTGACCACCGGTACCGTCCGCGCGACGGCCTCCGGCGCCGCACCCGACGTCGTCGACCTGGTGGTCGTCGGGGCCGGGCCGGCCGGCCTCGCCGCCGCCGCGGTGGCCGTGCTCGGCGGCCTGTCCGTCGCGCTCGTCGACGCAGGCCAGGAGCTCGGCGGCCAGTTCTGGCGCCACCCGCCGCACGGCTCTGCGGTCGGGGATGGCAAGGACCTCCACCACGACCTCCGCAGCTACCGGCAGCTGACCGCCACGGTGCGCGACGCCGCCCGCTCGGGACGCTGCCGGTCGCTCCTGGGGCACCACGTGTGGACGGCCGTGCACCCCGCCCCGGGACAGCACGTCCTCCACCTGGTGGACCGCAGCGCCGGCCCCGGACGGGAGAGCGCCGTGCGGCTCGAGGCGCGGCACGTGGTCCTGGCCACGGGCGCCTACGACCGGCCGCTGCCGTTCCCCGGCTGGGACCTGCCCGGCGTCTACACCGCCGGCGGGCTGCAGGCCCTCCTCAAGGGCGCCGGCGTGCGGGCGGGCTCCCGCGTCGTGGTGGGCGGGACCGGCCCCTTCCTGCTCCCGGTCGCGGCCGGGCTCGCCGCGCGCGGCGCCTCCGTCGTCGTGTGCGAGGCCAACGACCCCCGGCGCTGGGCCGGAGGGGCCGGCGCGGCGCTGGGTCTTCCGGGCAAGCTCGTCGAGGGCGCCGGCTACGCCGCGACCCTCGCCCGGCACCGGGTCCCCGTCCAGCTGCGGCAGGCGGTCACCGCCGCCCACGGCACCGACCGCGTCGAGGCCGTCACGATCTCCCGGCTCGACAGGTCGGGCGCCGTCGTCGCCGGCTCCGGGCGCCGCCTCGAGGCCGACGCCGTCGGTACCGGATGGGGCTTCGTGCCCCAGCTCGACCTCGCCGTGACCCTCGGGGCCGACCTCGTGCCCTCCTGGGGCGGCGACCAGGTGGTGGGCGTCGACCGGTGGCAGCGCACGTCGGTGCCCGGGCTGTCCGCGGCCGGGGAGGTCTGCGGCGTCGGAGGCGCCCGCCTCGCCCTGCGGGAGGGTCAGCTGGCGGCCGAAGGCGTCCTGCGCGACCTCGGCCGGCCCGGCGTCACCGGGGACCGCGGCGTGGTCGCGGTCCGCCGCGAGGTGGCACGGCACCGTCGGTTCGCCGCTGCCATGGCGCACGCCCACCCGGTCCCGGCGGGGTGGACCGGCTGGCTGGAGGACTCCACGACCGTCTGCCGGTGCGAGGAGGTCTGCGCCGGGCAGGTCCGCCGCGCCGTCGCCGACGGCGCGGTGGGCGTGCGCCAGGTCAAGCAGCTGACCCGCGCCGGCATGGGCTGGTGCCAGGGGCGCATGTGCGCCCCCGCGGTCGCCGCGCTCGCCGGTCCTGGCGGCCCGGGCACCGAGGTGCCCGAGCGGCTCGTCGCCACCCCCGTCCCCCTCGGCGTCCTCGCGCGGGGGACGGGGCGGGACCCCATACCCTGA
- a CDS encoding GntR family transcriptional regulator — translation MDQTDLSALQLPSYGEQASLRAQIAEALRALLITGQMAPGELYSAPRLAAQFGVSATPVREAMLDLVSEGLVEVVRNKGFRVTAVGDEELDAMAELRTLVEPPVMGMVAEACEGAVAEAVEALRPLAAEIEAAAGREDLVSYIEADTEFHLRFLALHGNDHVVSTVRDLRSRSRLFGLSPLMESGVIMQHVAEHEEMVGLALERDRPRMEALVRRHIGHVRAAWAGPPARA, via the coding sequence GTGGACCAGACCGACCTCAGCGCGCTCCAGCTGCCCAGCTACGGCGAGCAGGCGAGCCTGCGGGCCCAGATCGCCGAGGCGCTGCGCGCCCTGCTGATCACCGGGCAGATGGCGCCGGGCGAGCTCTACTCGGCCCCCCGGCTCGCGGCGCAGTTCGGGGTGTCCGCGACGCCGGTCCGCGAGGCGATGCTGGACCTGGTCAGCGAGGGCCTGGTCGAGGTGGTGCGCAACAAGGGCTTCCGGGTGACCGCGGTCGGCGACGAGGAGCTGGACGCGATGGCCGAGCTGCGCACCCTCGTGGAGCCGCCGGTCATGGGGATGGTCGCCGAGGCCTGCGAGGGTGCGGTCGCCGAGGCGGTCGAGGCGCTGCGGCCGCTGGCCGCCGAGATCGAGGCCGCGGCGGGGCGCGAGGACCTGGTCAGCTACATCGAGGCCGACACCGAGTTCCACCTGCGCTTCCTGGCCCTGCACGGCAACGACCACGTCGTCTCCACGGTGCGAGACCTGCGCTCGCGATCGCGGCTCTTCGGGCTGAGCCCGCTGATGGAGTCGGGCGTGATCATGCAGCACGTGGCCGAGCACGAGGAGATGGTCGGCCTGGCCCTCGAGCGCGACCGTCCGCGGATGGAGGCGCTCGTGCGGCGGCACATCGGCCACGTGCGCGCCGCCTGGGCAGGACCGCCCGCCCGGGCGTGA
- a CDS encoding NAD(P)/FAD-dependent oxidoreductase produces the protein MRVVVVGAGIVGASCALAAARAGCEVVVLERGQVGSGTTSRGEGNVLVSDKAPGPELDLALVSRSTWGRWAEELGPDPLEFEPKGGVVVATAADALAPLAELVAGQAVAGVAADAADTDALLELEPHLAPDLPGGFHYPQDAQVQPVLAAAAILAEAVRLGAVLRAGAEVVGVRRRVDATLRAVLCADGAEVEADAVVNAAGTWGGQVGAALGAPVPVLPRKGLILVTQPVPALVHHKVYSADYVANVAASTEGLETSCVVESTRGGTVLIGASRERVGFDPSVDPATVAVLAAQAVRLFPVLEQVQLMRVYRGFRPYCPDHLPVIGPDPRVHGVLHACGHEGAGVGLAPATGELVAAHLTGADPMTTLGIDPAPFLPDRLLVGGGSEAAGSVVDGAGTGVLR, from the coding sequence ATGCGCGTCGTCGTCGTCGGGGCCGGCATCGTCGGGGCGAGCTGCGCGCTCGCCGCGGCCAGGGCCGGCTGCGAGGTGGTCGTGCTCGAGCGCGGCCAGGTCGGGTCCGGCACGACCAGCCGCGGCGAGGGCAACGTGCTCGTCTCCGACAAGGCGCCCGGGCCCGAGCTCGACCTGGCTCTGGTCAGCCGCTCCACGTGGGGCCGGTGGGCCGAGGAACTGGGCCCGGACCCGTTGGAGTTCGAGCCCAAGGGCGGGGTCGTCGTCGCGACCGCGGCCGACGCGCTCGCCCCGCTCGCGGAGCTGGTCGCGGGGCAGGCCGTGGCCGGCGTGGCCGCGGACGCCGCCGATACCGACGCGCTGCTCGAGCTGGAGCCCCACCTGGCGCCGGACCTGCCGGGCGGGTTCCACTACCCGCAGGACGCGCAGGTGCAGCCGGTGCTCGCCGCCGCCGCGATCCTGGCCGAGGCGGTCCGCCTGGGCGCCGTGCTGCGCGCCGGCGCAGAGGTGGTCGGCGTCCGCCGCCGCGTGGACGCCACGCTGCGGGCGGTCCTGTGCGCCGACGGGGCGGAGGTGGAAGCCGATGCCGTCGTCAACGCCGCCGGCACCTGGGGCGGCCAGGTCGGAGCCGCGCTCGGCGCGCCCGTGCCGGTCCTGCCCCGCAAGGGGCTCATCCTGGTCACCCAGCCGGTCCCGGCGCTGGTGCACCACAAGGTCTACTCCGCGGACTACGTGGCCAACGTGGCCGCCTCCACCGAGGGGCTGGAGACCTCGTGCGTGGTGGAGTCGACGCGCGGCGGCACGGTGCTCATCGGCGCCAGCCGCGAGCGGGTCGGCTTCGACCCCTCCGTGGACCCCGCCACGGTGGCGGTCCTCGCCGCGCAGGCTGTCCGGCTCTTCCCCGTCCTGGAGCAGGTGCAGCTGATGCGCGTCTACCGCGGCTTCCGTCCCTACTGTCCAGACCACCTGCCGGTCATCGGACCCGACCCCAGGGTGCACGGGGTCCTGCACGCCTGCGGTCACGAGGGCGCCGGGGTCGGACTGGCACCCGCCACCGGGGAGCTGGTCGCCGCCCACCTGACCGGTGCGGACCCGATGACCACGCTCGGGATCGACCCCGCGCCCTTCCTGCCCGACCGGCTGCTGGTCGGCGGCGGGTCCGAGGCCGCCGGCAGCGTCGTCGACGGAGCCGGGACGGGAGTCCTGCGATGA